tctgtaACGATATTTCCTCACCGATTCTTCCCCTTGTCTTTTCTTCACGTAGAAGCAGAGTGATTTACTAGGTTGCTTCCTTCAGCACTTGGCGCAACGTTCTGCTTCCTTCAGGTTCGTCTCATCTCCTAATTTCTGCAACCCTAGGTCTATCTTtcgctttttctttttgtttgtttgtttgttttgttttgttttgaggtGGAGCCGAGGGTGGTTTTTGTGGTGGTGGGTCTGGGAGAGGATGGGTTGGGGATAATGGGGTCTTAGAGACTGTGGGGTCTATAAAGTATAACCCAAATAAAGTGAGCATTAACACTAAATAAAGTATAACCCAAATAAAGTGAGCATCAACACTAAATAAAGTATAATGTGAACATCAACACTAAATAAAGTATAACCCAATACTATATTTTCAAAGTGATCATCTCTATCgtttctatttccttttcttaGTGGTTGTATCTGTCTTCCATGCCTTCCTAATTGCGTtaatatctttcattttttctttttgtttgtttgtttgttttgttttgttttgaggtGGAGCCGAGGGTGGTTTTTGTGGTGGTGGGTGGGAGAGGATGGGTTGGGGATAATGGGGTGTTAGAGACTGTGGGGTCTGTAAAGTATAACCCAAATAAAGTGAGCATCAACACTAAATAAAGTATAACCCAAACCATGTGTGGGATGCTGGTAATAGTAGCTGCTTACTTTAATGTAAAGAATATACTGTTATTTGTAGCTTAAAAGCATTGAAGTTATCAAATGGGAAAACTACAAGAttattttatggatttttttattagttgggTTAAAGGAACCTGGTTTATGTATATgaataattgtttattttagtGATCGATTACCCACATTAATCGTCAGATTGGAGCTACAAGATCAGTAGCATGATCATGCATTTCCATATGTAGTAAACAAGgccttttaaattataatagtaagTAAAGGCCCTCCCTGGAAGCCTCTTCTCAGTACCAAAGTCAACATGATAAGTGTATTATGTaggacattttatttaattacatgGGACATGTTACTTAATTACTCCACATTGTTATGCCCTGCTGTCATGCTATGTTATTAAGCCATTTTTTTCCAGTCATGTCATCTATGTGTATTGATCCATGCATTTCATATGTAACATTGCAtgccatgaaaattctcatcagataagtaaaaagaaaagtcATGAGAACAAGAATGATTAAGCTTTAAGAATGGCTATAAgagatgcatggtaccaataCAGTAATGTGTGGACACACAAGCTACATCGAATCATGAATTAAGGTGTGGTCTACCATGGTAAAATATGATACGAGATGTTAGTGGTTGCCCCTGTAAGCTATGGCCACAGGTTGTAAATTAGATCCCAACCTTGAACACAAGGAATAATGTGTGATGGCCATAAGGAAAGTGAACACAGggtatttcaaataaatatacttacttccttatatataatagtacctTGTACATTGATGGAGAATGTCAactcattaaaatatatgaagaaGAAATTAGTTTATACAAGTAGTTTACATGCAGGCAATTATTCATGCCTAGCTAGTGAGGAGTAGCAAGATTATTGGTGTTACATACCACTGTGTAACACCAAGATTATTTCTGGCTTGAGGGTGCCCCGTTTCTTTTCTTGCCCATGTTTTCTTCGACACTACATACCACTGTGTGAGGTTCATTggatattagatttatttggtCACATAGTAGGTGCTGAGCATGCTTAACTAGAAAAAGCATTGGTCACATGGTAGATGCTGGCCATGCTTAACTGAATTGTATGATGAAGATTGCAGCTGCCTCCAAAATAAACTGCTTCtatttcaatctttttatatatagttaaatatttcaaaataaactGCACTTAACTTACTGCACTTAACTTTGGTGGCTTCCAATGCATAGTTGAAATGTACTTCAAAGATTGCTATTTATATAAAACCTGTTTCAGATTTAAGTAGAATTTCAATGAGGTGTTCTATTTTTATTAGTCAAAAATCTCTATGATTTTGTGTCTTAGTAGCAGATTTATTCGTGTCAATTGCAGTCATATACTGCTATATATGCTGATGTTAAAAGCTTGAAATGTACTGTCTTGTTTATTGTGCTGCGTTGTATGTGCTGCTTTGTCTGACaacttaataattataattctcCTAGGATGGACAATCTGTTGGATGAGGACCCATTCTTCACCACTCTCTTACAAAGTGGAGGAGAAGGTCCTATTACCACTCCAACATTCTCACAGCATTCTAATGTTGTGGTCGCTTCAACCCCCCTTCACGGTGAAAAGAGGCCTCCaacaaaaaaagttcaaagaggAGCTTCTTTCACTGTTGAAGAGGATAATGTACTTGTCTCTGGTTGGCTCAACATTAGTATTGATGCCATTCGGGGAACTGATCAGAAATCCACTCAAATGtgggagaggatttctgaattTTATCACGAGTATAAAAAACCACAGACTATGAACCGTTCGGTTGGATCATTGATTAATCGTTGGTCCATGATTCAGAAAtgcacaaataagttttgtgcataTCTAGCTCAAGTAGAGTCATTGCACCCGAGTGGTGCAACCGAACAAGATAAGGTATGTACACTTTTCCTTTAATAATATGGTCTATTTATTcaaagatttattatttgacactattctttaaaacttttttcagATTGAAAAGGCAAAAATATTGTACAAAGAGATGGAACGAGGAAATTTCACAATGGATCATTCTTGGAATCTTTTGAGACAccaacccaaatggcatcaacATATGAATACGCTGAATACGAGGAGAAAGCCACATGATAAACATCCTTCCAATGAgcagtcaagtgaagttttgggcGATGTTGTGGAGGAGCATGTTGAAAGGCCTGCTGGAAAAAAGGCTGAAAAGGAAAACTTGAGGAAGCGAAAGGCTCAAGAATCATCTGATGCTGAGTTCAACACGGCATTAGGAGCAATGACCGAGGATAGACGATTGTTCATGGCGGAGAGAAGAGAATGGCAGACGAAGGCTGATCGTGATAGAGGTGCACAACTGGATCTTGATAAAAGAAAGTTTGATGCTGAGATGATGGGCAAGGATCTTTCTGGTATGAATGTCATGCAGCAAGCCTACTTCCGTAAAGTTCAGAAAAAAATTTGGGAAGAGTCAATGAGTGATGAAGATGGTATATCCGAATGACTTTCTGATTTCCAGCTTGTAGTGGCTGCTTAGCCACGAGACTTTATAATGAAGCATGTGGCTGGGCAGCCACTATGATAATGGATGACTTTCTGATTTCCAGCTTTTTTGAATGGAAATACATTAGAATTTGTGAATATTAGTTTAGTTTTTGGACTTGGTTTTGTGGATAGAAAATCTGTGAAGTATCCATtttttggaagtgtttgtggATCTGTTTGTATGTGATGAAACTGGATATTTGCTGGAAGTATTTAGTGAATGGAGGTTGTATTCTTAAACTTGTCTGTTGGATCTGTTTGTGgacaatatatatgataatggTGTCATTTAGTTAGGCTGATTTTGTATGCTTTTCCGATTGCTGTATATTCCTATTTTGAAGCTGTATTTTTTATGTCATGCAGTTGAATTTGTGAAGGTTTATTGGCTCCAAATGTTGCAGCTGTATAGTTGCAGTCAATAGTATAGTTTGTAGGTTTTATTAGATCCATCCGAGATGTATATTCCATATTGTGTACCAGTTTTAGAATCTGAATTTGTAGAGTTGTGTAGAGCTAAATCCAGCTTTTAAGAAACTGGTTTTATACGAGATGTGTAGCTTTTAATCCACTGAATTTGTATTTCTATTTAAGAAGATGTTACAGCTGTATGTCTCATATTTATATCCAAAAAAAGCATATACTGCCttgactataaatatatatacagcaATATATAACTGAATGGAAATACagtttaattgcaaaatatgaaaaaaaaaaattattattaaaaatataatattatattattattttgatgaatctaatggctaatccaatgtgggattatggataggaagattttatgattatggaaaacatgtacttttcatcaaaatttgaagatggctttgatgaagccaatgccaatgctcttacaCGAAGATTCGATGCCATGTTCAACAACAAATTCTCAGAGTACCTCAATACCAACACAGGTCAGAAATTATTCTTCAAGTCAGAAGTGAAGAAACACAAGGACCTTGCTCTTGATTGTGGCAAGCCTCTCTCACCTGGAATTGAAAAGACCACAGATAATCCCACAGAGAATCCCACATATTGCTTCCTTGTCTTGCAGATCAATAGAACGAAGTTATAATGTGTTCCCATTCCACACAAATGCTTCTGATCGCCACATCTAAAACTTGTACATACTAGAACTTGTACTAATTATTGGACTATTGAACCAGAATTGGCAGGGATTATATAACTTCCAATTTATAATCCACGTTTTCATGTTGTCAGGACCCACTATATCTCTTCAGTCACATGTATATGTTTCTTTCCCTCAAAAAATCGTGCATGATATCAACATCAGAAATATCCCTGGCATATAAACTTTCTCAATGGAGGATCTTTTCCTCGTTAGTACGTTTCCAATAGCACCACCATTGGTTCTGCACATGAGGCAgacaatgaaataaaaatcCAATCTGAAAAAATGTTGATATGTTCAATTACCAATAACATTCGCTTGGTGCCGCACCCAGCTACTTGAATTTGCAAGGCCATCCATCAACCTATTATATGCAGCAAGATCAGGTAAAAACCCTATATCCAACATCTCATCCACCACCACTGCCCCCTCcttcctttttccctctctcgTATAACCGGACACCAAAATACTGTAGGTTGTTTCATCTGGTTCAAAACCCTTGCTTGAAGCCAGCAACCTCAATCTATTTGCATCCACAGTTCTACCCATGTCACAAAGTCCTTGAAGGAGACAATTAAATGTCACACTATCTGGAACCATGCTCTCCCTAAGCATCCTCTCCATCAGCGTGAATCCCTCATCAATTTTCCCGGACCTCCTCAAACCTTCGACCAAGGTGGTACAAGAAATCAAGCTTGGAGCGTCACCTTTCCCCCATAACTCATCCACAACCCCCAACGCTTTACTTGTGTTTCCTTTCTCACAGAGCTCCTCCATCAGACCAAAGTAATCATACCCATGAGGCAAAACTCCTTTCCTTGATAAATCACTCAATAGCTCACATGCCTCCAGAACCCGACCTCCTCTACGAAGCCCATCAACCAGTATCTCACAGGTCACTCTTGAAAACTCGCATCCCAATTCAATCATCTCGTAAGCCATTGCAACCCCTTCATCAAACTTCCTCTCCCTAAAGAACCCTCTAATCAAGGTATTAAAACTAACCACATTTGGACAGCAACCCTTTTCTCTCATCTCCTTAAACAACTCCAGAGCTAGCCCGAACTGTGAATTACGACAGTAACtgctaattaaaatattaaacgtATACACATCCGGCTTAACCCGATCCTTGagcattttatcataaagcttCAAGCCATTATGATGCTCCCCACATTTCACATATCCATGAATCAATATGTTATAAAGCGCCACATTAGGACTCCCGTCGATCATTTTTCTCATACATTCAAAGGCAACCGCAGCATCATTTAGTTTTCCAACTCTAGAATAAGCATTGATCGAAAATCTAAAGATGGGTTCGATTCGAGGGCAGGAGAAGATACCGTCGGAGCAGGGACAGGGGTTAGAAGCCATGAACCGGAGTAGGGATCCAAGGTCGTCGAAGCGGTCGGTGATAGCGAGAGTGCGGGCCATCCATTCGAACGTAGAGTGGTCGTGACGGAACGAGTCGACGGTGGAGGCCCAGTTGAAGACGTGGAAGTCGTAGTGAGTGAAAGCAGGGTGGCGGTGGAGCTTGGACTTGAGGAATTGGAGGAGGTGGGTGGGATTGAAGGGCGGTTTAAGATGGGCCATGAGGAAGCGGAGGAGGTGATCATGGTGGTTGGGTTTATGGGTGTGGTGCGAAAGAGTGAGAATGGGGAGAGGGGTGAGAGAGTCCGATGGTGGTGGTAGTGGGAGAGAAGGGTCTGGGATCGGAGACTGTGGTGTTTGTGGTGTTTTGGAAGATAGGAGAGTTTTGGGATTGCGCTTCAGAATCTTCTTGAAACCCATTCTTCCCCGAGTCGATATATTTGCAGCAGAAGAAGAAGGGTGCCCTTCTCgcttgcctctctctctctctctctagtgaaATTCCACAGAAATACTATTTTTCTTCGTCTTTTGTTCTCGCGACTGTTGATGCTGTTAATGGAATAAAATGTCTAGCATATTTAGGCTAACAATTTCGATTTGTGcatttgacaaaaaaattaaataaatataaaaataggataaaatataatcaaataCAAATCAATAGATTGATTTGAGTTTgatcatattattaaaaaggCCGTGTTGAAACTTTAATCAATCAACAAGATCGGACACTCCTAAGAAAATAGTTGTAGAGATCTGATATGGAATTggaagttttataaaaattaatagtgAATAGTAAACATGGCAGTCTATGGGATGATGGTGTACTAGAGAAAGGAATGGATCGTATGGAGTGAGGATTTGGAAGCAACTAAGAAGAGGTTGGGGGACGTTTGTCAATCATACTAAACTCTTGATGGGGGAGGGCACACGTATAAGATTTTGGAcggacatttggtgtggggagcAGGCACTAAAGTATTATTTTCCATTGGTATACCAAGTGGCTTGCGATCAAGAAGTTTTGGTGTTGGACCTAGTAGTTCACGCATGGGATCAAGTCATTTGGAATGTCACTTTCTATAGAgcagcacatgattgggaaataAACACTTTCGCGGAGTTCTTTAACCTCCCGTATTCTATGAAGCCAAATGGTTTGCAATAAGATAAACTATGATGGAAACCTATGAGTAAAGGTACTTTCTCGGTTCGCTCTTATTATAAGGCTCTTACAGTTATACTAAACTCTCTGTTTCCAAGGAAAAGATTGTGGAGGAATCAGGTGCCTCCCAAATCAATTTTCTTCATATGAACAGCTGCTCTGGATAAGATATTGACTACTGATAACTTGCAAAAGCGTCGGGTAATCATTACTGATTGATGctatatgtgtaagaaagatggTGAGTCAATGAATCATCTCCTACTACATTGTGAGACAGTTAGAGTATTGTGGTGTGAAGTATTCAGTCGAGTAGGACTAAACTGGATGATGTCGAAGTCAGTAGTAGAATTATTAGCCAGCTGGGCGATGTTGGGAGGCGATCCACAAATCACAACTGTGTGAAAGATGGTACCgatctgcattatgtggtgcagtTGATAAGAGCGTAATGAACGAACATTCGAAGATAAGGAGCGGACTAGGGAGAAGATTCGTAtcttatttttcattactttattcCTATGGTATTTAGCTATAGACTTCAATGGATAAAATGTACATGACTTTCTAGTGACTATTATAGCCACTTAAATaagtcttatctcttgtataccatcttgtgtattTGCAATatgcttattattattaataagattgtgtttacttaaaaaaaatgagccgtacaagtgatccacttaacaaaaattaaaataaaataaaaaatttctcaaatcATTTTGTTCACAAATCACTAAGATCAACGAGTGACCTgccacaattttttttcttcgttAAAAGTTGGTTTGTAGATTGACAAATTTAGCACTAAGTAAAGTATGGTGCATTCATTTGGAAAGATTTGGACAGTGaatttagataaaatgagataagatgaaaattgaataaaatatttttagaatattatttttcaataaaattagatttaaaaattttgaattatttattatattttgtataaaaatttatgaaagttataataattagatgagataattaAGAAGTTTGTAGTTTTAATATACGGATTGGAGAGATTTTCATTGATAGTATGATAAAGTTTTGTTTGGGTTTTGTAAAAGTGGTGAAACCCATTAAAATAAGTTAGGATGCAAAAATTCTTGAGTTaagaagtttagacaatataataaataattcttgAAATACAAttagaaaaagtaaaagaactTATTCATGTTGACAAATTATATTCTCAAATGCGCAGAAAAATTATAGTAAAGTATTTAAATGCTgtagtttaattttaaagataaattttaaaatttaaatattataaataaaatattatcatttaaataacGTAGATAGTATGCTCTACATAACAACTTAAATATAGAATTGTTCTTGGTGGCTAGATTAGCCCCCCATAGTTACTGCGGTGgctgtttttgtttaattattaatttttagaaattgttaa
This sequence is a window from Carya illinoinensis cultivar Pawnee chromosome 9, C.illinoinensisPawnee_v1, whole genome shotgun sequence. Protein-coding genes within it:
- the LOC122276369 gene encoding glutathione S-transferase T3-like; protein product: MDNLLDEDPFFTTLLQSGGEGPITTPTFSQHSNVVVASTPLHGEKRPPTKKVQRGASFTVEEDNVLVSGWLNISIDAIRGTDQKSTQMWERISEFYHEYKKPQTMNRSVGSLINRWSMIQKCTNKFCAYLAQVESLHPSGATEQDKIEKAKILYKEMERGNFTMDHSWNLLRHQPKWHQHMNTLNTRRKPHDKHPSNEQSSEVLGDVVEEHVERPAGKKAEKENLRKRKAQESSDAEFNTALGAMTEDRRLFMAERREWQTKADRDRGAQLDLDKRKFDAEMMGKDLSGMNVMQQAYFRKVQKKIWEESMSDEDGISE
- the LOC122276367 gene encoding pentatricopeptide repeat-containing protein At2g36240, producing MGFKKILKRNPKTLLSSKTPQTPQSPIPDPSLPLPPPSDSLTPLPILTLSHHTHKPNHHDHLLRFLMAHLKPPFNPTHLLQFLKSKLHRHPAFTHYDFHVFNWASTVDSFRHDHSTFEWMARTLAITDRFDDLGSLLRFMASNPCPCSDGIFSCPRIEPIFRFSINAYSRVGKLNDAAVAFECMRKMIDGSPNVALYNILIHGYVKCGEHHNGLKLYDKMLKDRVKPDVYTFNILISSYCRNSQFGLALELFKEMREKGCCPNVVSFNTLIRGFFRERKFDEGVAMAYEMIELGCEFSRVTCEILVDGLRRGGRVLEACELLSDLSRKGVLPHGYDYFGLMEELCEKGNTSKALGVVDELWGKGDAPSLISCTTLVEGLRRSGKIDEGFTLMERMLRESMVPDSVTFNCLLQGLCDMGRTVDANRLRLLASSKGFEPDETTYSILVSGYTREGKRKEGAVVVDEMLDIGFLPDLAAYNRLMDGLANSSSWVRHQANVIGN